The window CGCGTCGGGTTCGTCTTCCAGTCGTTCAACCTGGTGCCCACGCTGGATGTGCGGGGCAACATCCTGCTGCCCTTCGAGCTCGACGGGCGCAAGCCCACGCGCACCCAGATGGAGTGGATCGACCACCTCATCGACACGCTGGGCCTGCGCGGTCGGCTGACCCACCGCCCGCACGAGCTCTCCGGCGGGCAGCAGCAGCGGGCGGCCATCGTGCGCGCACTCGCCACGCGCCCGGACCTCGTCTTCGCGGACGAGCCGACCGGCAACCTCGACTCGCGCACCGGACGCGAGGTGCTCGGCGTGCTGCAGGAGGCGGCGCGCACGTTCGGCCAGAGCATCGCCATAGTCACCCACGACCCGGTCGCCGCCAGCTTCGCCGACCACATCGTGTTCCTCGCGGACGGCCGCGTCGTCGCCGAGCGTCCCGCATCGAGCGCCGAGGAGATCTCCTCGTTCATGCTCGGGATGGAGGCGGGCGCGTGAGCCGGCCCTTCTCCGCCTTCCGCGCGAACGCCCGCGACCACCGCGCCGGCCTCCTGGTCGCCGCCCTGAGCGCGGCGTTCGGGGTCGCCCTGGTCGGCGGCGTGAACGTGCTCGGCGCCTACATCGGCGGATCGGCCATGGGGGAGCACGGGAGCGTGCAGCTCGCGATCACCGTGGTGGCCGGGATCTTCTTCGTCGTGGCCGTGTACGTCGGCGCGATCGTGACCACCAACACCTTCGCCACGGTGATCGCCGGACGCACCCGGACGATCGCCCTCCTGCGGCTCATCGGGTCGAGCGCACGTGCGCAGCGCCGCTCGGTGGCCGGGGAAGGGTTCGCCGTCGGCCTGCTCGGGTCCGTGCTGGGCGGAGCGGCGGCGGCCGTCCTGGCCCTCGTGGCGGTCCGCGCGCTGGTCCTCACCGGCGTGCTGCCCGACGCCCTCTACCCGGTGCTGTCGTGGACGATGATCCCGCCGGCCGCGATCGTCGTGCTGACCACCTGGCTGGCCTCCTGGGTCGGCAGCCGCCGGGTGCTCGCCGTCACGCCCATCCAGGCGCTCGGCGCGGCGCAGGAGCGGCCGGCCGCCGCGGTGCGCAGCCGCGGGCGGCTCGCGGTCTCCGTCATGCTCATCGTGGCCGGTGGCGGACTGCTGACCCTGGGTCTCCTGCTCGGCCTCGGCGTGCTCGCCGGGCTCGGTGCGACCCTCGCCACCCTGTCGCCGTACGGAGTGCTCGTCGCGATGCTCGGCGGCATCCTCTCGTTCACCGGGATCGTGCTCGCGGCGCCGTTCTTCCTGCCGGGCGTGCTGCGCGCGGTCGGGCTGCTCGTGGGGCGCGGCGCCGCCGGCCGCCTCGCGGCGGCCAACGCGGTGCGCAACCCCGAACGCAGCTCGCGCACCGGGATCGGCCTCGTGATCGGCGTGACGCTCATCACGATGTTCGTGGTCGCGGCGTCGAGCTGGCAGCAGCTGATCCACGAGGCGGCCGCCCAGGAGCCGGGGATGTACGAGGGCGCCGACGGAGTGATCGGCGGCACGCTGGCCGTGTTCACGGTGCTGGTCGGCTTCTCCGCCGTCATCGCCGCGTGCGGCGTCGTCAACACCCTGTCGCTGAGCGTGCTCCAGCGTGCTCGCGAGCTCGGGCTGCTGCGCGCACTGGGCTTCAGCGCCGCCCAGGTGCGACGGATGATCCTGACGGAGAGCGCGCAGCTGACCGTCGCCTCGGTGCTCACCGGCCTGGTGCTCGGCACGTTGTATGGGTGGATCGGCGCGCAGTCGCTGCTCGGGACGATCCCCGGCGGCGGCTTGCTGGCGCCCGCACTCCCGTGGCCGTTCCTCGCGTCGATCGTCGTCGCCGCGGCGGCCCTCGCCGTGCTGGCGGCGCTGGCGCCGACCCGCCGGGCGACCCGCGTGTCCCCGGTGGAGGCGCTGGCGGTCGAGTGACCGCCGCAGATCGCCGCTGAATGTTGGCTGAACTCTCACAGAGCCTCAGCTATCGGTGAACTGGGCACTGAATAATCGAACCCGGCCGTGCCGCCGAGCACCGCATCCACGCCCGTACCGAGAGGACCCGTCCTGAACTGGCTGCTGACCCTGAGGATCGACAAGCCGCCGTTCCTCATCGCGCTCGACGTCCTCGCCGCCGTTCTCGCGCTGTACCTGTTGATCCGCCCGACCTGGAAGCGCACGCTCGCCGGGTTGACCGCGGCACTCCTCGGCGGTCTCGTCGGGTGGTTCCTGGTGTGGCTGCTGACCGACGCGATGGACCTGTTCGGCGTGGCGCTGACACCGGTCACCACCCTCTGGACGGCGCTCGGCTTCGGCGGTGTGAGCCTCGCGGTGGCCAACCTGTTCCGCTCGCGGTGGTGGCGCAAGGTCATCGCGATCGTCAGCATCCCGGTGTTCCTGGCCGCGGCGTTCTGCGGGATCAACGTGGACTTCGGCGCGTACCGCAACCTCAACGACGCGCTCGGCGTGGTGCCCTACAAGGCGCTCGACCTGCACACCGAGCGGGGGGAGGTCGTGGCCGGCACGGACTGGAAGGCCACGGCGGGCGTGGGCGATCCCGGCGCGATCCCCGCCAAGGGGGAGGTCGGCACGGTGCGCATCCCGGGCACGGAGTCGCGGTTCCCGGCCCGGAAGGCCGTCGTCTACCTGCCCCCGATCGCACTGACCGCGAACCCGCCGGCGCTTCCGGTGCTCTACGCGCTCTCCGGGCAGCCCGGCGCCCCCGCCGACATGTTCACCGCCGGCGGCGTGGGGGCGGCGATGGACCGGTTCGCCGCAGCGCACGGCGGCTACGCGCCGATCGTCGTCGCGGCCGACCAGCTCGGCGGGCCCGGGCGCAACCCGATGTGCGTCGACTCGCGCGACTACGGCAACTCGGCGACGTATCTGCTGACGGATGTGCGGAATTGGGTGCGTTCGAACCTGCGGGTGAGCAGTGACCCGGCAGGATGGGGGGTGTTCGGCTACTCGCAGGGCGCCACCTGCGCCGTCCAGTTCGCGAGCGGCCGACCGGACCTGTTCGGTTCGGCATTGGCCTCCTCGAGCGAGCTGGGGCCGACACTGGGGGATGAGGCACTGACCATCAGCACGGGGTTCGACGGGTCGAAGGCCGCCTACGAGGCGGCGCAGCCCGCCGCCATGATGACGAAGAACGCGCCGTACCGCGACTCGGTGATGGTCTTCGGCGCCGGAGCGAACGACGCCAAGTACAGCGCGTTCGCCCGGACGCTCTACGGCGACGCGGAGCGCGCGGGGGTGCGCGCCCAGCTGCTGAGCTCGCCGGGCACCGCCCACGACTGGAAGACCGTCCGCTACGTGCTCGCACACGGCTTCCCAGCGATCGCCGCTCAGATGGGGCTGGGGTCGTGAAACCGGCCGCTCTGCTCACGCGGACCGGCCGCCTGATCGCGCAGCATCCCTTCACGACCGGGGTGACGCTGCTCATCCTGGTGCTGGCCCTGGCGACCGGACCTCTTCGCGGACCGCACCGCCCCCTCCGCGGCTGGCTCGGCGCGGGCGCGGTCCAGCTGCTGGACGGGCACTGGTGGTCGCCCTTCACCGCGGTGCTCTTCACCGACGACCTGCTCGAGCTGATCGTCGTGCTCGTGCTGACCGTGGTGCTCGTGGGGGCGTCCGAGCGGCTCATGGGGACGTGGCGCACCGCGCTCGCCTTCTTCGGCACCGCGGTCGTCGGGATCGTCGTCGGCGCTGTGCTGCAGGTCGCGGCCAACGACATCGGCGAGCTGTGGGCGCGCAACGTGCACGGCCTCCTCGTGCTCGACGCGTTCACGGCGATCGGCGGCACGATCATGACCGCGAGCGCCTTCGCCGGCACGCTCTGGCGGCGCCGCATCCGCGTGATCACGCTCCTGGTCGCGATCATGTACATGCTCTACTCGGGGCTTCCCTCCGACCTCTACCGCCTGCTCGCCGTGCTGACCGGACTGGCCCTGGGGCCGCTGCTCCGCCAGACGACGATCGCCGCGGACTGGCTGCGCAGCTCCCGCCACGAGGTCCGGGTGCTGCTGGCCTCCGCCGTGACCATCACGGCGCTCGGGCCGGTGATCGGCCTCCTGGGATCGACCCGCTACGGGATGCTGTCGCCGGTCGGACTCCTGTTCAGCAACGAGGCGCCGAACGCGAGTTCTGTGATCGAACGCTGCCAGGCCTTCGCCGTCACCCGGCAGTGCGTGCGCGACCTCACCCTCG is drawn from Leifsonia shinshuensis and contains these coding sequences:
- a CDS encoding ABC transporter ATP-binding protein; amino-acid sequence: MELTLTGTVARVEAATKTYGSGAGRVNALDDVTIGIPAAAFTAIMGPSGSGKSTLMHVMAGLDSVTSGRVFLGDTEITHLGDAELTLLRRRRVGFVFQSFNLVPTLDVRGNILLPFELDGRKPTRTQMEWIDHLIDTLGLRGRLTHRPHELSGGQQQRAAIVRALATRPDLVFADEPTGNLDSRTGREVLGVLQEAARTFGQSIAIVTHDPVAASFADHIVFLADGRVVAERPASSAEEISSFMLGMEAGA
- a CDS encoding ABC transporter permease yields the protein MSRPFSAFRANARDHRAGLLVAALSAAFGVALVGGVNVLGAYIGGSAMGEHGSVQLAITVVAGIFFVVAVYVGAIVTTNTFATVIAGRTRTIALLRLIGSSARAQRRSVAGEGFAVGLLGSVLGGAAAAVLALVAVRALVLTGVLPDALYPVLSWTMIPPAAIVVLTTWLASWVGSRRVLAVTPIQALGAAQERPAAAVRSRGRLAVSVMLIVAGGGLLTLGLLLGLGVLAGLGATLATLSPYGVLVAMLGGILSFTGIVLAAPFFLPGVLRAVGLLVGRGAAGRLAAANAVRNPERSSRTGIGLVIGVTLITMFVVAASSWQQLIHEAAAQEPGMYEGADGVIGGTLAVFTVLVGFSAVIAACGVVNTLSLSVLQRARELGLLRALGFSAAQVRRMILTESAQLTVASVLTGLVLGTLYGWIGAQSLLGTIPGGGLLAPALPWPFLASIVVAAAALAVLAALAPTRRATRVSPVEALAVE
- a CDS encoding alpha/beta hydrolase-fold protein yields the protein MPPSTASTPVPRGPVLNWLLTLRIDKPPFLIALDVLAAVLALYLLIRPTWKRTLAGLTAALLGGLVGWFLVWLLTDAMDLFGVALTPVTTLWTALGFGGVSLAVANLFRSRWWRKVIAIVSIPVFLAAAFCGINVDFGAYRNLNDALGVVPYKALDLHTERGEVVAGTDWKATAGVGDPGAIPAKGEVGTVRIPGTESRFPARKAVVYLPPIALTANPPALPVLYALSGQPGAPADMFTAGGVGAAMDRFAAAHGGYAPIVVAADQLGGPGRNPMCVDSRDYGNSATYLLTDVRNWVRSNLRVSSDPAGWGVFGYSQGATCAVQFASGRPDLFGSALASSSELGPTLGDEALTISTGFDGSKAAYEAAQPAAMMTKNAPYRDSVMVFGAGANDAKYSAFARTLYGDAERAGVRAQLLSSPGTAHDWKTVRYVLAHGFPAIAAQMGLGS